Proteins co-encoded in one Paracrocinitomix mangrovi genomic window:
- a CDS encoding glycosyltransferase family 2 protein, with the protein MDQLSVVIITLNEERNIGRAIDSVMKVADEIIVLDSFSTDKTAEICKDKGVRFVQEQWHGYAKTKNLANSLSTHEWILSLDADEALDETLQQAVLEAKERGFKGVYIMNRLTNYCGSWIKHSSWYPDFKIRIFPKSKTSWEGEFVHEELNFTENLVENKLKGHLLHYSYYTYTEHRSRADKYSILTAQKLHASGKKVGLMKPYISAFGRFVTMYILKLGILDGWKGFKIAQISAASNILKYKELIRLNKENGN; encoded by the coding sequence GTGGATCAGTTATCTGTTGTAATTATCACCTTAAACGAGGAACGCAATATTGGACGTGCCATAGATTCTGTTATGAAAGTGGCAGATGAAATTATTGTGTTAGACAGTTTCTCCACTGATAAAACAGCCGAAATATGTAAGGATAAAGGAGTGAGATTTGTTCAGGAGCAATGGCATGGTTACGCTAAAACAAAAAACCTGGCAAATAGCTTATCAACTCACGAATGGATTCTTTCTCTGGATGCTGATGAAGCCTTAGATGAAACTTTGCAACAAGCCGTTTTAGAGGCTAAAGAAAGAGGTTTCAAAGGGGTATATATAATGAACAGATTAACCAATTATTGCGGTAGTTGGATTAAACACTCAAGTTGGTATCCGGATTTTAAGATTCGAATTTTTCCAAAAAGTAAAACCAGTTGGGAAGGCGAGTTTGTGCATGAAGAATTGAATTTTACAGAAAACTTAGTTGAGAACAAATTGAAGGGACATCTGTTACATTATTCGTATTACACTTATACTGAACATAGAAGCAGAGCAGATAAGTACTCAATTTTAACAGCGCAAAAATTGCATGCTTCCGGAAAAAAAGTAGGTCTGATGAAACCTTATATTTCTGCCTTCGGTAGATTTGTAACCATGTACATTTTGAAGCTGGGAATTTTGGATGGTTGGAAAGGGTTTAAAATTGCCCAAATTTCGGCCGCTTCTAACATTTTGAAATATAAAGAACTCATTAGATTGAATAAGGAAAATGGCAACTAA
- a CDS encoding glycosyltransferase family 9 protein produces MATKQLQKIVISRTDSIGDVVLTLPLAGILKKKYPEATIVMLIKSYTRSIVACSEYVDEIWEWDVIERWSYNDQIKWLVAHNVDCFIHVFPRKELARLAKKAEVPIRIGTSHRSYHILTCNKRVNFTRKRSDLHEAQLNTKLLEPLGIKKEYSLKELASFLGFTKIPDLPKHFKDLLNLDKQKVIFHPKSQGSAREWPLEQYMSLATQLDADKFQIFFTGTKNESEEFSHLIPKQDNIVDLSGQMSLEELVAFISHVDHLVAASTGPLHISAACGVHAIGLYTDMRPIHPGRWQPIGNEVTIIVSEKNNKPTQPLEIDIRVVEKALNAGFKK; encoded by the coding sequence ATGGCAACTAAGCAACTGCAAAAAATTGTGATCAGCAGAACCGATAGTATTGGTGATGTCGTTTTAACCCTTCCTTTAGCCGGAATTCTTAAAAAAAAGTACCCAGAAGCAACGATTGTAATGTTGATCAAATCATATACGAGATCAATTGTGGCTTGCAGTGAATATGTAGATGAAATCTGGGAATGGGATGTGATTGAAAGATGGTCTTATAATGATCAGATTAAATGGTTGGTAGCTCATAATGTTGATTGTTTCATCCATGTTTTTCCAAGAAAAGAATTGGCCAGATTAGCAAAAAAAGCAGAAGTTCCTATTAGAATTGGAACATCACACAGGTCATATCATATTTTAACATGTAATAAGAGGGTCAATTTCACCAGAAAGAGATCTGATTTACATGAGGCACAATTAAACACTAAGTTGCTAGAACCATTAGGGATTAAAAAAGAGTACAGTTTAAAAGAGTTAGCTTCTTTTTTAGGATTTACAAAGATTCCTGATTTACCAAAGCATTTTAAGGATTTATTGAACCTAGACAAGCAGAAGGTTATTTTTCACCCAAAATCACAGGGAAGTGCAAGAGAATGGCCATTAGAACAATATATGTCATTAGCTACTCAGCTGGATGCAGATAAATTTCAAATATTTTTTACAGGCACAAAAAATGAATCGGAGGAGTTCAGCCATTTAATTCCGAAACAAGATAATATTGTAGATCTATCAGGTCAAATGTCTCTAGAAGAGTTAGTTGCATTTATTTCTCATGTGGATCATTTGGTGGCTGCAAGTACCGGGCCTCTTCATATTTCTGCGGCTTGTGGTGTTCATGCTATAGGATTATATACAGACATGAGACCTATTCATCCGGGACGTTGGCAACCTATTGGAAATGAGGTTACTATAATTGTTTCTGAAAAAAATAATAAACCAACCCAACCTTTAGAAATAGATATCCGTGTAGTAGAGAAAGCTCTTAATGCGGGTTTTAAAAAATAG
- a CDS encoding DUF3108 domain-containing protein: MKKYAFAFAALSLTLGAKAHKFDECQFTEQTQEDNKLINIKHSAFKPGEKLTYRLTYGVFDAGEATLQVVETKRTINGRKLWRMIGRGRTISAFEWFYKVDDLYESYMDAQAMVPWVFKRRVDEGGFKINQDYTFFQHKNIVETEKGKKHKVPDRVQDMISAFYYARTIDFSNAKKGQEYEVDIFLDEELFPTKIKYLGKEVIRTRKGKYRCHKFEPVVEQGRVFSSEDAVEVWITDDGNKIPIMAKAKIQVGSIKMHLVGWEGLANPMAIVK; encoded by the coding sequence ATGAAAAAATATGCATTCGCTTTCGCAGCACTGAGCCTGACTCTAGGAGCGAAAGCTCACAAATTTGATGAATGTCAATTTACAGAACAAACACAGGAAGACAACAAACTAATCAACATTAAACATTCAGCATTTAAACCAGGTGAAAAATTAACCTACAGATTAACTTATGGTGTATTTGATGCCGGTGAAGCAACTTTACAGGTAGTTGAAACTAAAAGAACCATCAACGGCAGAAAGTTGTGGAGGATGATTGGAAGAGGTCGTACCATTTCAGCTTTTGAATGGTTTTATAAAGTAGATGACTTATATGAATCATACATGGATGCTCAGGCAATGGTTCCCTGGGTGTTTAAAAGACGTGTAGATGAAGGTGGGTTTAAAATCAATCAAGATTATACCTTCTTTCAACACAAGAACATAGTAGAAACCGAAAAAGGGAAAAAACATAAAGTTCCGGATCGTGTTCAGGACATGATTTCAGCTTTTTATTATGCCAGAACAATCGATTTTTCAAATGCAAAAAAAGGTCAGGAATATGAAGTTGATATCTTTTTAGATGAAGAATTGTTTCCTACTAAAATCAAGTATCTAGGAAAAGAAGTGATCAGAACAAGAAAAGGAAAATACAGATGTCACAAATTTGAACCTGTTGTTGAGCAAGGAAGAGTTTTTAGCTCAGAAGATGCTGTTGAGGTTTGGATTACAGACGACGGAAATAAAATTCCTATCATGGCCAAAGCAAAAATACAAGTGGGTTCAATTAAAATGCACCTTGTAGGCTGGGAAGGCTTAGCCAACCCAATGGCCATTGTAAAATAA
- a CDS encoding S8 family peptidase, whose protein sequence is MKLISLLLMLNLSYFGMAQKQAIGLSIVFNESILPQDRAADLDHIKGLQPHDSNLYLKGFEVQLSLFEDGNNIDAIYEEVKAIPSVDFVSFLYRSEEDAYAADLPEVFVKTEHDLSTSEIEELKSFSSAVRVIPYKGLDKVYRIQYDKNCTHKERALVRALNASGKYEIVSQNTLHSVRATTNDPYYNYQWAISNDGSANQFNGDAGADMNVDTAWSYTMGQDYIEIAVLDSGVDTNHVDLVNNLLPGFDATGGGSNGYPNTTYSNDGHGTCCAGIIAAEANNSIGVSGVAPNCKIRPVKIFYYINIGSGPIPFASASAGMDGIIWAVDTANADVLSNSWGLRNSDISTLGVDTAMSNMVVSQKIASGRYGKGVPMLFSSGNDADNYSIWPASHPKTISVGASTMCDELKTTNDCSPENWWGSNYGLNLDVTAPGVKVLATDMSGSMGFNGFTDNDYAWFNGTSAACPNAAGVMALILSYDSTLTVEEARNVISITADKVGGYSYDSWSTYGYWSTQMGYGRVNALSAMQYMNTAVGLDESATNTAKIIYGNDETMLYCPNLNSRINIYDLNGRLVKAVQTTSDLTDLSQSESGIYLIEVLNNNGEREVLKMFQK, encoded by the coding sequence ATGAAATTAATTTCTCTACTACTAATGCTTAACCTGTCATATTTTGGAATGGCACAAAAGCAAGCAATTGGACTTTCTATTGTTTTTAACGAATCTATACTACCGCAAGATCGCGCGGCTGATTTGGATCATATAAAAGGCCTTCAACCTCATGACAGCAATTTATACTTAAAGGGTTTTGAAGTACAATTATCACTATTTGAAGATGGCAACAACATTGATGCTATTTACGAAGAAGTAAAAGCAATTCCTTCTGTAGATTTTGTTTCTTTTTTGTACAGATCTGAAGAAGATGCTTATGCGGCAGATTTACCTGAAGTTTTTGTAAAAACGGAACATGATTTAAGTACTTCAGAAATTGAAGAATTGAAGAGTTTTTCTTCAGCTGTTAGGGTGATTCCTTATAAAGGCCTGGATAAAGTTTATCGCATTCAATATGACAAAAACTGCACACATAAAGAAAGAGCCTTAGTGAGAGCTTTAAACGCAAGCGGTAAATATGAAATTGTAAGTCAGAACACTTTGCACTCGGTTCGTGCTACTACAAACGATCCTTATTACAATTATCAATGGGCCATTTCAAATGACGGTTCGGCCAATCAGTTTAACGGGGATGCCGGAGCAGATATGAATGTAGATACTGCCTGGAGTTATACTATGGGACAGGATTACATTGAAATTGCGGTTTTAGATTCAGGTGTAGATACCAATCATGTTGATTTGGTAAATAATCTCTTGCCGGGATTTGATGCTACTGGAGGCGGAAGCAATGGATACCCAAATACAACCTATTCAAATGATGGACATGGTACATGTTGCGCCGGAATAATCGCTGCAGAAGCAAATAACAGTATTGGCGTTTCGGGAGTTGCGCCCAATTGCAAAATTAGGCCGGTTAAAATCTTTTACTACATCAATATCGGATCAGGTCCAATTCCTTTTGCTTCAGCATCAGCAGGTATGGACGGAATAATTTGGGCTGTGGATACTGCAAATGCTGATGTTTTAAGCAATTCATGGGGATTGAGAAATTCAGATATCAGCACATTAGGAGTTGATACAGCAATGAGTAATATGGTAGTGAGTCAAAAAATTGCAAGCGGAAGATATGGAAAAGGTGTGCCAATGTTGTTTTCATCAGGAAATGACGCAGACAATTATTCAATTTGGCCGGCAAGTCATCCAAAAACAATTTCAGTTGGTGCTTCAACCATGTGTGATGAATTGAAAACCACAAACGATTGTTCTCCTGAAAACTGGTGGGGAAGTAATTATGGATTAAATCTAGACGTAACAGCACCCGGAGTTAAAGTGTTAGCAACTGACATGAGTGGTTCAATGGGATTTAACGGATTTACAGATAATGATTACGCCTGGTTTAATGGTACTTCTGCAGCTTGTCCAAACGCAGCCGGAGTGATGGCCTTGATCTTGTCTTATGATTCAACTTTAACTGTAGAAGAAGCAAGAAATGTAATTTCAATAACTGCCGATAAAGTTGGAGGGTACAGTTATGACAGCTGGAGCACCTATGGATATTGGTCAACTCAAATGGGTTATGGAAGAGTAAATGCTTTGAGTGCCATGCAGTATATGAATACGGCTGTAGGATTGGATGAATCAGCCACAAATACTGCTAAAATTATTTACGGAAATGATGAAACCATGCTTTACTGTCCAAATTTAAATTCAAGAATCAATATCTATGATTTAAATGGTAGATTGGTTAAAGCTGTTCAAACTACATCAGATTTAACAGATCTCAGCCAAAGTGAAAGTGGTATTTATTTGATAGAGGTATTGAATAATAATGGGGAACGAGAAGTGTTGAAGATGTTCCAAAAATAA
- a CDS encoding tryptophan 2,3-dioxygenase family protein: MELSESTLERLKLLKEKYAAIGQDLDSYLDGLIFANPLAYWDYIEVDALLSLQKPKTDFPDEKIFIVYHQITELYFYLIQHELDQICRNGKIISDIGQDLGWNKELKADFFIERLKRCNMYFNALTRSFDIMRLGMEKEQFTKFRMSLLSASGFQTASYRKIEISCTDLKYLVHENKRKQLWDADIHEQLDNIYWREGAIVEETGEKTLTLRDFEEKYLDEFHDFADVYQPMNLWKKYKSLSDVDQANTELIKELRELDVNVNINWPLVHYRTAVHYLATKGESKGTGGTNWQKYLPPRFQRRIFYPELWSEKEMEEWGKRWVEEVFAETINTEEKLKDKL; the protein is encoded by the coding sequence ATGGAACTTTCTGAATCTACACTAGAACGTCTAAAATTGCTAAAAGAGAAATATGCTGCCATTGGTCAGGATCTTGATTCTTATTTAGATGGATTAATTTTTGCAAATCCTTTAGCTTATTGGGATTATATTGAAGTGGATGCACTTTTAAGTTTACAGAAACCAAAAACAGATTTTCCGGATGAGAAGATTTTTATCGTTTATCACCAAATAACTGAGTTGTATTTTTATTTGATACAACATGAGTTAGATCAAATATGCCGAAACGGTAAAATCATATCAGATATAGGTCAAGATTTAGGCTGGAACAAAGAGTTAAAAGCCGATTTTTTCATTGAAAGATTAAAGCGTTGCAATATGTATTTTAATGCTTTAACCAGATCATTTGATATTATGCGTCTGGGAATGGAAAAAGAACAATTTACCAAGTTCAGAATGTCCTTATTATCTGCAAGTGGATTCCAAACAGCATCATATCGTAAAATTGAAATCAGCTGTACAGATTTGAAATATTTGGTTCATGAAAACAAGCGCAAGCAGTTGTGGGATGCAGATATCCATGAACAATTAGACAACATCTATTGGAGAGAAGGAGCAATTGTGGAAGAAACAGGTGAAAAAACATTGACTTTGAGAGATTTTGAAGAGAAGTATCTGGATGAATTTCATGACTTCGCGGATGTTTATCAACCTATGAACTTGTGGAAAAAATACAAATCACTTTCTGATGTTGATCAGGCAAATACTGAATTGATTAAGGAGTTGAGAGAACTGGATGTAAATGTTAATATCAACTGGCCATTGGTTCATTACCGTACTGCAGTTCATTACTTGGCAACAAAGGGTGAAAGCAAAGGTACAGGAGGAACAAATTGGCAAAAGTATCTTCCTCCTAGATTCCAAAGACGTATTTTCTATCCTGAATTGTGGTCAGAGAAAGAAATGGAAGAATGGGGAAAACGTTGGGTAGAAGAAGTATTTGCTGAAACAATCAATACTGAAGAAAAGTTGAAAGACAAACTTTAG
- a CDS encoding T9SS type A sorting domain-containing protein: MKFHLTLFLTAICMAGFSQNYQSVRSTDVHYFMAYDNDNDYDPILAIACDSVDFVSGDSILYPFKALQNNYSDTTGNCYLKLQGSWIGEKIIVQPNGVNVFFNQDLDSIFIHTLDTLGQVSLMMEDQLGFQYLTTVTDISEVNFLGYTDTVKTFSITSDNTAFNLSPAEIKLSKNHGVYAMMAMFSFPVAYNSVSVEDQYELVGQDFPTIGITKPTNQELFDIEIGDIINYTTHSGSIPYTEIYHEKKILDKTVNGTTATYTIEYKQANYFSGYIDMPSTYSWSSDTVTESYDISNVYYTNQLPGQTVSTLTFNDPESTLLVYYSGNCGYKITSKSEAVASDSSGFCFHSWHIPTVTSTAISGALDYYGSCYDVQSGGCNTSTSLNFKYNSGVACGTQFFVSTETLKPIAFKVFPNPSKDYITIESNGEWTHFVLFNANGMNVLEGVKTSEIDISILPAGMYFLQIESANNEIIREKIVKY, translated from the coding sequence ATGAAGTTTCATTTAACCCTCTTTTTAACTGCTATTTGCATGGCTGGTTTTTCTCAGAATTACCAATCCGTGCGATCAACTGATGTCCATTATTTTATGGCTTATGACAACGATAATGACTATGACCCTATTTTGGCAATAGCTTGTGATTCAGTTGATTTTGTTAGCGGAGACAGTATTTTATATCCATTTAAAGCGTTGCAGAATAATTATTCAGATACCACTGGAAATTGCTATTTAAAATTGCAGGGTAGTTGGATAGGAGAAAAAATAATTGTCCAACCAAACGGTGTTAATGTATTTTTTAATCAAGATCTGGATAGTATTTTTATCCATACTCTAGATACACTTGGACAAGTTTCATTGATGATGGAAGATCAACTTGGGTTTCAATATCTAACCACAGTAACTGATATTTCTGAAGTCAATTTTTTAGGTTATACAGACACGGTTAAAACCTTTTCCATTACATCCGACAATACAGCTTTCAATCTCTCTCCAGCCGAAATAAAACTGAGTAAAAATCACGGTGTATATGCTATGATGGCCATGTTCTCTTTCCCTGTAGCATACAATTCTGTCTCAGTTGAAGATCAGTATGAACTGGTAGGGCAAGATTTTCCGACAATTGGAATAACTAAACCTACTAATCAGGAATTGTTTGACATTGAAATTGGTGATATAATTAATTATACCACGCATTCCGGCAGTATACCTTATACAGAAATTTACCATGAAAAAAAGATTCTGGATAAAACAGTTAATGGAACAACTGCAACTTATACAATAGAGTATAAACAGGCCAATTATTTCTCAGGTTACATAGATATGCCTTCCACTTATAGTTGGTCAAGCGATACCGTTACAGAATCGTATGACATCAGCAACGTTTATTACACCAATCAGTTACCCGGACAAACAGTAAGTACTTTAACTTTTAATGATCCTGAAAGTACATTGCTGGTTTATTATTCAGGGAATTGTGGTTATAAAATTACCAGTAAATCAGAGGCTGTGGCTTCTGATAGCTCAGGTTTTTGTTTTCACTCCTGGCATATTCCAACTGTCACTTCAACAGCAATTTCAGGTGCATTAGATTATTATGGTTCTTGTTATGACGTTCAATCAGGAGGTTGCAATACTTCAACATCATTGAATTTTAAATACAATTCAGGAGTAGCATGTGGCACCCAATTCTTTGTTTCAACTGAAACATTAAAACCAATTGCATTCAAAGTATTTCCAAATCCGTCTAAAGATTACATCACCATTGAGTCAAATGGTGAGTGGACCCATTTTGTACTTTTTAATGCAAACGGAATGAATGTGCTGGAAGGAGTTAAAACCTCTGAAATTGATATTTCTATTTTACCGGCAGGGATGTACTTTTTACAGATTGAATCTGCCAATAATGAGATTATTCGTGAAAAAATTGTGAAGTACTAA
- a CDS encoding M23 family metallopeptidase — protein sequence MRNLFNFSIVVLAIFMAACGSKKNTESEEAVEEIVIPEPVIEYGFNLDSFVVERDTVQPGWTMSHMFQGYGLTQYQINIAAEMAADSSVGLRYIKEGKDYLMLCDREDTAKKLLYCIYPKSIVEYVVFDFTTDSIIVEKREKEWSIEEKMISGEIIKNSNLTFALDQQLKDINMTGEMAEHIAGVFAWTIDFFRLHPGDEFKAIYTEKSVEGKPFSVGEIKYAWFRHQGLEYYGFKYVVNADSNKVGFFDEKGKEMKRPFLMAPVKYSRISSGFTMKRFHPVQKRWKSHLGTDYAAPHGTPIMATADGTVIAASYTGGNGNYVKIYHDEVYSTQYLHMSGFAPGIKKGVRVRQGQVIGYVGSTGLATGPHVCYRFWKNGKQVNHRAEKFPPSVPMPDSILPKYLEFIEPIKARLDSLPITPYVVESDSINV from the coding sequence ATGAGAAACCTTTTCAATTTTAGTATAGTTGTGCTGGCCATTTTTATGGCGGCTTGCGGAAGTAAGAAAAACACAGAAAGTGAAGAAGCTGTTGAGGAAATAGTGATTCCTGAGCCGGTAATTGAATACGGATTCAATCTGGATTCTTTCGTGGTAGAAAGAGATACTGTTCAACCGGGCTGGACTATGAGTCATATGTTTCAAGGGTATGGCCTCACTCAATATCAAATTAACATTGCAGCAGAAATGGCGGCTGATTCTTCAGTTGGATTGCGATACATTAAGGAAGGAAAAGATTACCTGATGTTGTGTGATAGAGAGGACACTGCCAAAAAATTATTGTACTGTATTTATCCTAAAAGTATAGTAGAGTATGTGGTTTTTGATTTTACAACAGATTCAATTATTGTAGAAAAGAGAGAAAAAGAATGGTCAATTGAAGAAAAGATGATTTCAGGTGAGATTATCAAGAATTCAAACCTGACATTTGCCTTGGATCAGCAATTAAAAGACATCAATATGACTGGTGAAATGGCTGAGCATATAGCCGGCGTTTTTGCCTGGACAATTGACTTTTTCCGCTTACATCCAGGTGATGAATTCAAAGCCATTTATACTGAAAAATCTGTGGAGGGTAAACCGTTTTCAGTAGGTGAAATTAAATATGCCTGGTTCAGACATCAAGGATTAGAGTACTATGGGTTCAAATATGTAGTAAATGCGGATAGCAATAAAGTGGGATTCTTTGATGAAAAAGGTAAGGAGATGAAAAGACCTTTCTTGATGGCTCCGGTAAAATATTCAAGAATAAGCTCAGGTTTTACAATGAAACGCTTTCATCCGGTTCAAAAAAGATGGAAATCACATTTGGGAACTGATTACGCAGCTCCACACGGAACACCAATTATGGCTACTGCAGATGGAACGGTAATAGCAGCTTCTTATACCGGTGGAAATGGAAATTATGTAAAAATTTATCATGATGAGGTGTATTCCACTCAGTACCTACACATGTCAGGATTTGCTCCCGGAATTAAAAAAGGAGTACGCGTAAGACAAGGTCAAGTTATTGGATATGTTGGTTCAACAGGCTTGGCTACCGGACCGCATGTATGTTATAGATTCTGGAAAAACGGGAAACAAGTAAATCATAGGGCAGAGAAATTCCCTCCTTCTGTTCCAATGCCTGATTCTATTTTGCCTAAGTATTTGGAGTTTATTGAACCAATTAAGGCAAGATTAGACTCATTGCCAATTACTCCTTATGTTGTGGAAAGTGATTCTATAAATGTGTAA